In the Rhododendron vialii isolate Sample 1 chromosome 2a, ASM3025357v1 genome, GAGATGTAGTTGGAATGCCAGGAACCACCACTTCCTTATGTGTTCCTTGCTTTGGATTGCAAATAATTAGTTTCTCCCCATCAAATTCATCTTCTACCCTTCCACCGATATctataaatctctctctcctcaacacAAGTTCGTCTTGCGCTGACAAACACTACAGATCCACTATAGATCCCCCGGGATTAGcaatcgaatttttttttgtccacgACTCTCTCACACCATACTCCATCATCATCCAAACATCAATTCGGTCACCCTGCGACTTGACAAGCAAACGAGACAACCCTCTTCGTGACCCCTAAACTCATTATCATCATACGAGGCAGGCAACTCCACTTCCCTGAAAATCTCATCCGCCAAATCGAAGGCAACAACAACCTTAGAATTGTTAGATCCAAAAAGCGGTACTATTTTTTAGTTGGCAATTCCATTGACAAAACGCATTCTTCTTTGTATCCCATTCTTAatttatcgagttgtattttctttttatttttctaagcGTAACGAGTCTGCATAGGACTAGAGTGGAAGGAATCATTGTTTGCAATTAAAACAAATGGATCGAGCACCGGCTGACTAAATGAGCCACAAGTGGGAATTGGACAAGATAGATCGAGCCATTGATCGGgtattaactaatatataaaaAGGGGACTTTTCTTCACTGCTAGGGTATGGAGAATACACGCAGCAGCAGCAAATAGAAAAGGAAGGAGGGTTTTGGTTAAAGAAAAGCAGAGGAGATTTCTCCCTTGGATGATTGGAGTTCTCACCCAGTTTCCGAAGTTACAGTCGAACTCCAATAGGTGTTCTCAACTTTCTTTCAACAAACATAGAGTTGCTCTTCGGTGCATTTCCGAAGTATTGTGGAAGGCTTGAGGAGTCAAGGCAGCGACAATCAAATACTGGGTGTGGTGAACGAGGATTCGGCAATAGATCTTGTGTCAATTGGTGAGGATTCACAATTGTGTAGTAAGGTCTTTTTTAACCGCACAACGGtttttatagtgtttgattccttcccgtggttttttgcCCATTTAGGATTTTTCCATGTATATCCGGTGTTCATCGTTTATTTTCAAATTCCTATTGCTTACTTGGTGATTGGTTGGATAACGAAATAGGAATTTCAAGAATAATCCAAACCACCAGTCCTCCGACATAGCCAATGGCGATGCTCGTTAAAGCAAACCCCACGACAACGTCCCACAGGACGATAATGGAAATCTTGAATCGTCCTCCAAGCATCATTTTTCAGTGAATAGACAGCCACAATCGTAACAGCAACATGATTAGGTTCTCGTCCTTCCTTAAAAAAGGGCATCGCAACCTTGTAATCATCCGTGGATGAGACATAACCCAACCCAGGTGGATAAAAACCATCCATTGAAGAGTATTGACGAAAAGGGGAAGGCAGGTGCTTCCATTCACCTGTGGATGGATTCAACAAGAAGTTAACATACCCTTTATCGGAAACTAGAATGAGGCCATTACAAGAGCTCACTGACCCGGAGCCACTCATGTGGTTGAACGGAGGATGATCAAGCTTTTCAGGGGTCGGGCTCTCGTCGGAGAAATCTACGGAGTAGAGATCGAAAGAGCTGGTAAAGAGAATGGCTTTGGTTCGATTGAGACGGATTTGAGCGAAATGGGAGGAAGAGATTAGGGTTTTCCATGAGGGAGAAACACATTTGAATTGGGAAAGAGATTTGAAGGGTAGTCGAGAGAGTATGACGGTGATGATTTCCATGGGAAGAGTTCCGCCGTCGGACATGATCGCCGGATGTGAGGTTTTTGGGGGGTTGCGTAAAGCTATGGCAGAAGAGGAGGGAAGGATGTGTGGCTTGTGAGGTTTTTGGGTACtggggtaattttttttggtttgatcatGCGAGTAGAAAGTactttaggctccgttccgatttaccttctttttctaaaagttcatgtttttttaattttcaaatttaaatataattaataaaaatttatttatttatttattttcaccatataaaagatctcaacgagatttatcaaacaagatccatattgatagaaaaattatttacgtaaacacataatttttgagcttaaaattgccttctttttcaaaaagttctttttccaAGAACGTGGAACACCCCCTAACTATTACTCCGTAGAACCAACGGAGTGAAATTATGATCGTGCAAGTGGATTCGGAGTGTTTGATGCACGTTAGGGttataaacgagccaaaaatttaacaaattgaTCCCTCAATGAGCCGAGTTTATTCATTTACTAAAAGAGCTTCTTTAATTGAGCTGAGTCGCCTTTTGGGTATTTTTgcatatcaaaacaaaaaatcgaGCAAAGCCTCtttaacgagctgagcttttATCGAACGAGTCGAGTGGAATAGTTTACATTAATATCCCGGATttttctctttatatatatatatatatatattaaaaaaagggAATCCGAGATTTATACGGAGtattaatttctttattttttatataaattgtAACTTTGAAGTGGTGTACGTCGAGAGAGATAGTGTACACAGGGCTTGTGGGGTGGTGGTGGATTTATGGATTTGGTTGTTGGTAGTCAAGGAGGATGCAGTTACTTCTCTCCGTAGATGCATGGGAGCAAGTTTGACCCCACAGAGAGGAATTTTTCTTTGGGAGTTAAAGTCACTTGGCCAAGTATATAACAATGCGCTTGGCCATGGGGGCATAGATAGTGCACAGATCTCGATGTGGGGCTcattacgggtcccacacaaatgatccgagtcgttcattaaatttcaaacattttttcaagggcccctacaaaaaatcagttcaatccaatacGTAGAAAtattcgatctaatcatctaccttttcattcaactttgaaCCTGAATGAAAACTTATATGATTAGATTGAGTACTTATAGCAATTtcctaggtgagtttggtaggtgaaattaccctATTGTCCTCCCTCAAAAAAAGAttgagtacttataggtatcggattgaactgattttttacgggagcctttgaaaaaatgttttaaatctaatgaacggctcgaattttttgtgtgagacccgtagtgggccccacattgAAATCTGTGCACTATCTGTGCACACTTTgtctgtgtcaacagacttacACGCCTGAAAATTACACAATTCCAAGAAAAGCTCTAAAAATTCTGGCATCTTGTGCAAACGGCGTACTTCTAATAAGTTCTGTGGCGGTCTAGCTGTTAGATaagcttgatatacattattGAGACcctttcctaacagcttaagcttttgggagagTTGGTAActtaatatggtatcagagctcaggTTACATGAGGTCTTGAGTTCAAGTCTCTCTGTCTATATTTGTTCCCCGGTTGCATTATGCTTCTCCCCTTCGTATTCTATTTCCTTTGgtctatgaaaatttgcatctccaTGTGCAAAACGGGATTGCATGTGAGGGTGGGTGTTAGATAAGCTTGATATATATTGTTGGActatttcctaacagcttaagcttttgggaaaGTTGGTATCTTAACACTAGCCTCTTGAAGTCGCCCTGCCCTTCCCAAAATATCAACCATTCACCGGTAATACCCAAGTCTAGGAATAATGCCATGAACATCAGTCGTGGACTCGAAGTTTTTCAGCCCCTTAAACAACCAAACCAATTGggctttatttttttagaaatcatCCTGGAGAAATGATCAAGAGCTAACTCACCAAATCCATGGTTGGCAAGGCCCACGTCCTTTATATCCATTGcaatgaaaattttgtaatGGAGTTGCATAAATGTTAACAAGAGCAGCTTTGGAATTAATTAATTGGTTTCACCGTCTCATAGGTTACATTGTCCTCCTCTTGAGCTTTGCCAACATATGGATAGGCTTCTACCTTCTAAAGCTTGCAAAAACATGG is a window encoding:
- the LOC131317186 gene encoding F-box/kelch-repeat protein At3g06240-like, producing the protein MSDGGTLPMEIITVILSRLPFKSLSQFKCVSPSWKTLISSSHFAQIRLNRTKAILFTSSFDLYSVDFSDESPTPEKLDHPPFNHMSGSGSVSSCNGLILVSDKGYVNFLLNPSTGEWKHLPSPFRQYSSMDGFYPPGLGYVSSTDDYKVAMPFFKEGREPNHVAVTIVAVYSLKNDAWRTIQDFHYRPVGRCRGVCFNEHRHWLCRRTGGLDYS